From one Rhodamnia argentea isolate NSW1041297 chromosome 1, ASM2092103v1, whole genome shotgun sequence genomic stretch:
- the LOC125314686 gene encoding putative disease resistance protein RGA3, which yields MAEAALFSLATDILKSLATEIAKPAGSFFFRQIKLLRGAKDELRSLEGTVQAIRAVLLDAEKQQWDKHQVKLWLKRLKDVLYDVQDLLDDVATEDLRREVTPGNKMSKSVRIFFSKSNQLAQRLKVANKIQELRRTLDEIENDSKLLKLELHPEETMAIGRGKKPERPSPDAKIIGREEDKMKIKQLLLSSSSNKSVSFVAIVGKGGLGKTALARLVYDDGEVKEHFGLKMWVCVSDVFDVNSLIKELLKKANVDCQGRHDEDLPSLLRETLGRKKYLLVLDDLWNEDRHEWLKLGDWLEGGQWGSKILVTTRSHEVAKVTNARSVIYDLRGLSEDESWNLFKKNAFEDGEESLDSEQEKIGRDLVKKCAGVPLAVRTIGSLLYGKKKDEWLCYEGRELLDIPEIAEKDGGIMEVLKFSYDHLPSRLKHCFAYCSLFPKNYVYDKEMVIHLWVAEGFIESHNGEDNLEEVADMYLSELLWRSFLDVERKGKDGKVIAFKMHDLMHDLAQKVAEGECEIVNFEGRHNGRGIRHASFTSEFFS from the coding sequence ATGGCGGAAGCAGCGCTCTTCAGCCTTGCCACTGACATACTGAAAAGCCTCGCCACCGAAATTGCGAAGCCTGCAGGCTCCTTCTTTTTTCGGCAAATCAAGTTGCTCCGTGGTGCCAAGGACGAGCTTCGAAGCCTTGAGGGCACCGTCCAGGCCATCCGAGCTGTGCTTTTGGATGCCGAGAAGCAGCAATGGGACAAGCATCAGGTCAAGCTCTGGCTCAAGAGGCTCAAGGACGTGCTGTACGACGTCCAGGACTTGCTCGACGATGTCGCGACTGAAGATCTGAGGCGGGAGGTCACTCCTGGAAACAAGATGTCGAAATCGGTACGCATTTTCTTCTCTAAATCGAATCAGCTCGCACAGCGCCTCAAAGTGGCTAATAAGATTCAGGAACTTAGGAGGACACTGGATGAGATTGAAAACGATAGTAAGTTATTAAAATTAGAGCTGCATCCGGAGGAAACAATGGCCATCGGGAGAGGAAAGAAACCTGAACGTCCCTCACCTGATGCAAAAATAATCGGTAGGGAAGAGGACAAAATGAAGATCAAGCAACTCTTGTTGAGTTCCTCCTCTAACAAGAGCGTGTCATTTGTAGCCATCGTTGGTAAAGGTGGTCTTGGGAAAACCGCACTTGCACGACTAGTGTACGACGATGGGGAGGTAAAAGAACATTTTGGGCTTAAGATGTGGGTGTGTGTATCTGATGTCTTTGATGTAAATTCCCTTATCAAAGAGCTACTTAAAAAAGCAAATGTCGACTGTCAAGGCCGTCACGATGAAGACTTGCCAAGTCTTCTTCGCGAGACTCTAGGGAggaagaaatacttgcttgttttGGATGATTTGTGGAATGAAGATCGGCATGAATGGTTGAAGCTTGGAGATTGGCTAGAGGGTGGTCAATGGGGAAGCAAGATACTTGTAACTACTCGCAGCCACGAAGTTGCGAAGGTCACGAATGCGAGATCTGTTATCTATGATCTGCGCGGCTTATCTGAAGATGAGTCGTGGaacttattcaagaaaaatgcttttgaagATGGGGAAGAATCATTAGACTCGGAACAGGAGAAGATAGGTCGAGATTTAGTTAAAAAATGCGCCGGGGTTCCCCTTGCCGTTAGAACTATTGGAAGCCTTCTCTAcggcaaaaagaaagatgaatggCTCTGTTACGAGGGGCGTGAACTTCTAGATATACCAGAAATTGCTGAGAAAGACGGTGGAATAATGGAAGTCCTCAAGTTCAGTTACGATCATCTCCCCTCACGCTTAAAACATTGTTTTGCATACTGCTCATTGTTTCCGAAAAATTATGTCTACGATAAAGAGATGGTGATACATCTTTGGGTGGCAGAAGGCTTTATTGAGTCACACAACGGGGAGGATAACCTTGAAGAGGTCGCAGACATGTACTTGTCAGAACTGCTGTGGAGGTCATTCCTCGATGTTGAAAGAAAAGGCAAGGATGGCAAGGTCATAGCTTTCAAGATGCATGATCTCATGCACGATCTTGCCCAAAAAGTTGCTGAAGGTGAATGCGAGATTGTTAATTTTGAAGGCAGACATAATGGTAGAGGAATTCGACATGCGTCATTTACTTCAGAATTTTTCTCGTAA